Proteins encoded in a region of the Plodia interpunctella isolate USDA-ARS_2022_Savannah chromosome 27, ilPloInte3.2, whole genome shotgun sequence genome:
- the LOC128681335 gene encoding uncharacterized protein LOC128681335: MSFDVNWDIDKYKEEHESDDHWQLRRIFMEKWKNNYSEERLVCLAKVFANIEFMGCRYPTEVMQEVSRLSQEVAQQYRNSKRGKLQRTFVSASDAAEDRAKGIKRQGGVVIDTPPAKSSKIQFVPQGQSVETENTNEIVISDDEKEKDKSHDKNGEEHEKKTSEMADPNEYLKDMEQIKCLDVRLFKERMFHTNFGRLVLLIRPWASKLWNIQTSCQVCGVNLQNSYENNLFKLTINGILLAQATGPTKQEAKSIVEIMAWNRLKEDVISILVKEQWIAHGDSRISVSDVTGKRDDFGTPVENSVATKMMKLMGWKGGGLGADAQGIAEPIKPNLQMVNRAGLGSMASDIKQLRRAGQNLMQRYLASDTLDLDLVFSSEFTKDERATLHQIAQRAGLASRSYGDKDRFLVVKKKLDPFSLARAVIDKGGCTPKYQVFIPVSLVTQQRR; the protein is encoded by the exons ATGTCTTTTGATGTGAATTGGGACATCGACAAATACAAAGAGGAGCATGAAAGCGACGACCACTGGCAATTGAGGCGAATTTTTATGGagaaatggaaaaataattattctgaaGAGAGATTAGTCTGTCTGGCAAAAGTTTTCGCCAATATTGAATTCATGGGGTGCAGATATCCTACTGAAGTCATGCAAGAAGTATCCAGACTATCGCAAGAG GTGGCACAACAGTACAGAAATAGCAAAAGGGGCAAGCTTCAAAGAACTTTCGTATCAGCCTCTGACGCCGCTGAAGACAGAGCGAAAGGCATAAAAAGACAAGGCGGTGTTGTCATAGACACTCCACCAGCGAAAAGTTCAAAAATCCAATTTGTACCTCAGGGTCAAAGTGTTGAAACtgaaaatacaaatgaaataGTTATATCGGATGATGAAAAAGAGAAAGATAAGTCTCACGACAaaaatggagaagaacatGAAAAGAAAACATCAGAGATGGCTGATCCAAATGAATACCTCAAAGATATGGAACAAATCAAGTGTCTGGATGTACGGTTGTTTAAAGAAAGgatgtttcatacaaattttggGAGATTGGTGCTGCTCATACGACCATGGGCCAGTAAATTGTGGAATATACAAA CCAGCTGTCAAGTGTGCGGTGTGAATCTCCAGAACTCGTACGAGAATAACCTATTCAAGTTGACGATAAACGGCATTCTGCTGGCGCAAGCCACCGGGCCCACCAAGCAGGAGGCCAAGAGCATTGTGGAGATTATGGCGTGGAAT AGGTTAAAAGAAGATGTGATCAGTATACTGGTGAAGGAGCAGTGGATAGCGCACGGCGACAGCCGGATATCCGTCAGTGACGTCACGGGGAAGAGGGACGACTTCGGCACGCCAGTCGAGAACAGTGTTGCTACCAA aatgaTGAAGCTGATGGGCTGGAAGGGCGGCGGGCTGGGTGCCGATGCACAGGGCATCGCGGAACCTATCAAACCTAATTTGCAAATG GTGAATCGCGCCGGTCTAGGCAGTATGGCATCAGACATTAAACAATTACGACGCGCGGGTCAGAACCTCATGCAGCGGTATTTGGCCTCCGACACACTTGACCTCGACCTCGTGTTCAGCAGCGAGTTCACCAAAGATGAGAGGGCGACTTTGCATCAGATTGCGCAGAGGGCGGGTTTGGCGTCCAGGAGTTATGGTGATAAGGACAG GTTCCTAGTTGTCAAAAAGAAACTAGACCC